Proteins from a genomic interval of Diaminobutyricimonas aerilata:
- a CDS encoding RDD family protein: MSVTLDVPEKEPIAGLLPDGKPDPAYAAALGLVPASAGRRSAAFAIDAAFYALLALPMGIGAAPAALRLMADPDAVSAGLGHPDLQAVLLWSIISQTLIVVYVLVQLIVHGLRGVTAGKAIVGIRSVNARTFEKPGFWRMVLRAFVVGAASVIVPLIGALVFLLSPLWDRERRGRGWHDHIGGNWIIDRRHGVDPFDAKALRMARRRLNAPHADEVQMPSLATSASDAVRFAAGERSRAAVVGAEAPDHSGAPAPTAAPPPVRPGYVTPPPMPPRAPDGAVLVGDDGARYELTGTTLIGRRPEPRAGENISSAIAIDDPSFSMSKTHALVGIEPDGIWIEDRGSSNGSAVVPPSGQETALVPEERAHAPWGSRVHLGERSFLVKQFETAVD; the protein is encoded by the coding sequence GTGAGCGTCACGCTCGACGTGCCTGAGAAGGAGCCCATCGCCGGACTACTCCCCGACGGCAAGCCGGACCCTGCGTACGCCGCCGCCCTCGGCCTGGTCCCCGCCTCCGCCGGTCGTCGTTCCGCCGCGTTCGCGATCGACGCCGCGTTCTACGCCCTGCTGGCGCTGCCGATGGGGATCGGCGCCGCGCCCGCTGCGCTCCGTCTGATGGCCGACCCCGACGCCGTGTCGGCCGGGCTCGGGCACCCCGACCTGCAAGCGGTTCTGCTCTGGTCGATCATCAGCCAGACCCTGATCGTCGTCTACGTGCTCGTCCAGCTCATCGTGCACGGACTACGCGGCGTGACGGCGGGCAAGGCCATCGTCGGCATCCGCTCCGTCAACGCCCGCACGTTCGAGAAGCCGGGTTTCTGGCGCATGGTGCTGCGCGCGTTCGTGGTCGGTGCTGCGTCCGTCATCGTGCCGTTGATCGGCGCGTTGGTGTTCCTGCTCTCGCCGCTGTGGGACCGCGAGCGGCGCGGGCGCGGCTGGCACGACCACATCGGCGGCAACTGGATCATCGACCGGCGACACGGGGTCGACCCTTTCGACGCCAAGGCGCTGCGGATGGCGCGGAGGCGCCTCAATGCACCGCACGCCGACGAGGTGCAGATGCCCTCACTGGCCACGAGCGCATCGGATGCCGTCCGTTTCGCGGCCGGGGAGCGCTCGCGCGCCGCCGTGGTCGGCGCGGAGGCCCCGGATCACTCGGGCGCCCCGGCTCCCACCGCTGCGCCGCCGCCCGTCCGTCCCGGCTACGTCACACCGCCTCCGATGCCGCCGCGGGCGCCGGACGGCGCCGTGCTCGTCGGCGACGACGGTGCGCGCTACGAACTCACTGGCACGACGCTCATCGGCCGTCGGCCCGAACCCCGCGCGGGTGAGAACATCTCCTCCGCCATCGCGATCGACGACCCCTCCTTCTCGATGTCCAAGACCCATGCGCTCGTGGGCATCGAGCCCGATGGCATCTGGATCGAGGACCGAGGATCGAGCAACGGATCCGCCGTCGTTCCCCCTTCGGGCCAGGAGACGGCGCTCGTGCCCGAGGAGCGCGCGCACGCACCCTGGGGCAGCAGGGTGCACCTCGGTGAGCGGTCCTTCCTTGTCAAGCAGTTCGAAACGGCGGTCGACTGA
- the csrA gene encoding carbon storage regulator CsrA has protein sequence MLVLTRKKGERVMIGDDIVITVIDVRGDSVRIGLDAPKGVPIQRAEVVAAVAEQNRAAAQTDDAAAETLAGLLGTLPAPQPATDDAAR, from the coding sequence ATGCTGGTGCTGACGCGCAAGAAGGGGGAGCGCGTCATGATCGGCGACGACATCGTCATCACCGTCATCGACGTGCGCGGCGACAGCGTGCGGATCGGGCTCGACGCCCCCAAGGGTGTGCCCATCCAGCGTGCCGAGGTCGTCGCCGCCGTCGCCGAGCAGAACCGCGCCGCCGCGCAGACCGACGACGCGGCTGCCGAGACCCTCGCCGGCCTGCTCGGCACGCTCCCCGCCCCGCAGCCGGCGACGGACGACGCCGCCCGCTGA
- a CDS encoding flagellar biosynthesis protein FlhA, producing the protein MKRMLPTLAVPVGVVAIILLLVVPVPAWLLDLLIIVNILFALVILLTTMFVKKPLDFSVFPSLLLVATLFRLGLNVASTRLVLGEGYAGQVIQAFGHVAVGGSLIIGAVVFLILVVIQFVVVTKGAERVAEVGARFTLDAMPGKQMAIDADLNAGLITEEQARARRAEVSAEADFYGAMDGSSKFVKGDAIAGIVIILINIVGGIAIGMLQNGLGIEEALNTYALLTIGDGLVTQIPALLMAVSTGMIVTRSNAEADMGTATQSQLAQSQLALLIAGCAAIVMAFIPGMPVLPFLIVGGLLIVSSRRIVRGQKAAAAAEAAAAAAPATTATETTEDLLEQMRVHALEIQLAPDLVDLVSGAADDLLARVRALRRRTALDLGMVLPPVRTRDSVDLPPSTYAIRLAGVEVARGIAPAGRVLALGDALDTLPGTATVEPVFGLPGKWIPGEMRHGAELTGATVIDRGSVIVTHLNSVITANAARLLSREDVRMLTDHVKQSSPAAVDELVPGLLSLADVHRVLQGLLAERVPINDLPRIYEALAVRAKLSPDAEGLVEAARVALGPVVVAPHLEGRLLRILMIEPALEQHLLESLRPSELGTQIVLDPTRLEAVMASLKSALDTAQQQGHSPVLVCAPALRAAVRRMVAPQTGGLPVLSYTEVTSADADIETVGVVRALDPIPA; encoded by the coding sequence ATGAAACGCATGCTCCCCACGCTCGCCGTGCCGGTCGGCGTCGTCGCGATCATCCTGCTGCTCGTCGTGCCGGTGCCCGCCTGGCTGCTCGACCTGCTGATCATCGTGAACATCCTGTTCGCGCTCGTGATCCTGCTCACCACGATGTTCGTGAAGAAGCCGCTCGACTTCTCGGTGTTCCCGTCGCTGCTGCTCGTCGCGACGCTGTTCCGGCTCGGGCTCAACGTCGCCTCGACCCGTCTCGTGCTCGGCGAGGGCTACGCCGGGCAGGTCATCCAGGCGTTCGGGCACGTCGCCGTCGGCGGGTCGCTCATCATCGGCGCGGTCGTGTTCCTCATCCTCGTCGTCATCCAGTTCGTCGTCGTCACGAAGGGCGCCGAACGCGTCGCCGAGGTGGGCGCCCGCTTCACCCTCGACGCGATGCCGGGCAAGCAGATGGCGATCGACGCCGACCTCAACGCGGGCCTCATCACCGAGGAGCAGGCGCGCGCGCGGCGCGCGGAGGTCTCGGCGGAGGCCGACTTCTACGGCGCGATGGACGGCTCGTCGAAGTTCGTCAAGGGCGACGCGATCGCCGGCATCGTCATCATCCTGATAAACATCGTCGGCGGCATCGCGATCGGCATGCTGCAGAACGGCCTCGGCATCGAGGAGGCGCTCAACACCTACGCGCTGTTGACCATCGGCGACGGGCTCGTGACGCAGATCCCGGCGCTGCTCATGGCGGTGTCGACCGGCATGATCGTCACCCGCTCGAACGCCGAGGCCGACATGGGCACCGCGACCCAGTCGCAGCTCGCGCAGTCGCAGCTCGCGCTGCTCATCGCGGGGTGCGCGGCCATCGTGATGGCGTTCATCCCCGGCATGCCGGTGCTGCCGTTCCTCATCGTCGGCGGGCTGCTGATCGTCTCGTCCCGACGCATCGTGCGCGGCCAGAAGGCCGCGGCGGCCGCCGAAGCCGCCGCCGCGGCGGCCCCGGCGACGACCGCGACGGAGACGACGGAGGACCTGCTCGAGCAGATGCGGGTGCACGCGCTCGAGATCCAGCTCGCCCCCGACCTCGTCGACCTCGTCTCGGGCGCCGCGGACGATCTGCTTGCCCGGGTGCGGGCGCTGCGCCGTCGCACCGCCCTCGACCTCGGCATGGTCCTTCCGCCGGTGCGCACCCGCGACAGCGTCGACCTGCCGCCATCGACCTACGCCATCCGCCTCGCCGGGGTGGAGGTCGCCCGCGGCATCGCCCCCGCCGGTCGCGTGCTCGCCCTCGGCGACGCCCTCGACACCCTGCCGGGCACGGCGACGGTCGAGCCGGTGTTCGGGTTGCCGGGCAAGTGGATCCCCGGTGAGATGCGCCACGGCGCCGAGCTCACCGGCGCGACGGTCATCGACCGCGGCTCGGTCATCGTCACCCACCTCAACTCGGTCATCACGGCGAACGCCGCGCGTCTGCTGTCCCGGGAAGACGTGCGCATGCTCACCGACCACGTCAAGCAGTCGAGCCCGGCGGCCGTCGATGAGCTCGTTCCGGGGCTGCTCTCCCTCGCGGATGTGCACCGGGTGCTGCAGGGGCTGCTCGCCGAACGCGTGCCGATCAACGACCTGCCGCGCATCTACGAGGCGCTCGCGGTGCGGGCGAAGCTGTCGCCGGATGCGGAGGGGCTCGTCGAGGCGGCCCGGGTCGCGCTCGGCCCGGTCGTCGTCGCCCCGCACCTCGAGGGTCGGCTGCTGCGCATCCTCATGATCGAGCCCGCGCTCGAGCAGCACCTGCTCGAGTCGCTGCGGCCGTCGGAGCTCGGCACCCAGATCGTGCTCGACCCGACCCGGCTCGAGGCCGTGATGGCGTCGCTCAAGAGCGCCCTCGACACCGCCCAGCAGCAGGGGCACTCGCCGGTGCTCGTCTGCGCTCCGGCGCTGCGTGCGGCGGTGCGGCGCATGGTCGCCCCGCAGACCGGCGGGCTGCCGGTGCTGTCGTACACCGAGGTCACCTCGGCCGACGCCGACATCGAGACCGTGGGGGTGGTGCGTGCCCTCGATCCGATTCCGGCGTGA
- a CDS encoding EscU/YscU/HrcU family type III secretion system export apparatus switch protein gives MSGGQERTEKATPKRLKEAREKGELGTSRDLTAWLSVGAGAVSLPFLLQSGADATTAMVIDLGTFVGDPDPERALAFLAAALGTLGGMLLPFFGAVLLGALGGAVLQGGIHLKKFEVSGRNFDLVAGSKRIFGAQAMWEGAKALLKSIVVGVVLFAVAQGLMPVLMTAGGLSVASLLEAAAGGVGSLLQAAIAAGLALAALDLLVVMRRNRKRSMMTKREVRDEAKNSEGDPLVRSHRRSRQLSMSRNRMIAAVADSDVVLLNPTHIAVALKYEPGRSAPRVVAKGAGLIAARIREKAGEHRVPMVEDVPLARALHAACEVGQEIPVELYTAVARVLAFVHRLTARGSAAGVHRLAPQPA, from the coding sequence ATGTCGGGCGGGCAGGAGCGCACCGAGAAGGCGACGCCGAAGCGCCTCAAGGAGGCGCGCGAGAAGGGCGAACTCGGCACCTCGCGTGACCTCACCGCGTGGCTCTCGGTCGGCGCCGGGGCGGTCAGCCTGCCGTTCCTGCTGCAATCCGGTGCGGACGCGACGACGGCCATGGTCATCGACCTCGGCACCTTCGTCGGCGATCCGGATCCGGAGCGCGCCCTCGCGTTCCTCGCCGCAGCGCTCGGAACGCTCGGCGGGATGCTGCTGCCGTTCTTCGGAGCCGTACTGCTCGGCGCCCTCGGCGGCGCGGTGCTGCAGGGCGGCATCCACCTCAAGAAGTTCGAGGTCAGCGGACGCAACTTCGACCTCGTCGCCGGCAGCAAGCGCATCTTCGGGGCGCAGGCGATGTGGGAGGGGGCGAAGGCCCTGCTCAAGTCGATCGTCGTCGGGGTGGTGCTGTTCGCCGTCGCCCAGGGACTCATGCCGGTGCTGATGACCGCGGGCGGGCTCTCCGTCGCGAGCCTGCTCGAGGCGGCGGCCGGTGGTGTCGGTTCGCTGCTGCAGGCGGCGATCGCCGCGGGACTCGCCCTCGCCGCGCTCGACCTGCTCGTCGTGATGCGCCGCAACCGCAAGCGCAGCATGATGACCAAGCGCGAGGTGCGCGACGAGGCGAAGAACAGCGAGGGCGACCCGCTCGTGCGCTCGCACCGCCGGTCGCGGCAGCTGTCGATGAGCCGCAACCGCATGATCGCCGCGGTCGCCGACTCCGACGTCGTGCTGCTCAATCCCACCCACATCGCGGTCGCCCTGAAGTACGAACCGGGTCGCTCCGCCCCGCGCGTCGTCGCGAAGGGCGCCGGGCTCATCGCCGCGCGCATCCGCGAGAAGGCGGGGGAGCACCGCGTGCCGATGGTCGAGGATGTGCCGCTCGCGCGCGCCCTGCACGCCGCGTGCGAGGTGGGTCAGGAGATCCCCGTCGAGCTGTACACCGCCGTCGCCCGCGTGCTCGCGTTCGTGCACCGTCTCACCGCCCGCGGGTCCGCCGCCGGCGTCCACCGCCTCGCCCCGCAGCCCGCCTGA
- a CDS encoding flagellar biosynthetic protein FliR, translating into MEFAVDAAWLEAVALAGVRMIGFLVIAPPFAHNGFPLRIKGMLAVGLAVAVSPRVTPGYEALDTWPFLSALVLELLAGLALGFLVYVLFSAVQSAGNLIDLFGGFQLAQAFDPQSMVNGAQFTRLFHLTALALLFATDGYQLILGGLIRTFDAVPIGGGIDMAWAADAALGGITQMFVASVQIAGPLLVVLFLADVGLGLLTRVAPAMNALSLGFPLKILLTVVLAGILFLALPRVVAALAGEAVTLLTGVG; encoded by the coding sequence GTGGAGTTCGCCGTCGACGCCGCGTGGCTCGAAGCGGTCGCGCTCGCCGGGGTGCGGATGATCGGGTTCCTCGTGATCGCGCCGCCGTTCGCGCACAACGGCTTCCCGCTGCGCATCAAGGGGATGCTCGCGGTCGGGCTCGCCGTCGCCGTCTCGCCGCGCGTGACGCCCGGGTACGAGGCGCTCGACACGTGGCCGTTCCTCTCGGCACTCGTGCTCGAACTGCTCGCCGGACTCGCGCTCGGTTTCCTCGTGTACGTGCTGTTCTCGGCGGTGCAGTCGGCGGGCAACCTCATCGACCTGTTCGGCGGGTTCCAGCTCGCCCAGGCGTTCGATCCGCAGTCGATGGTCAACGGCGCGCAGTTCACCCGCCTGTTCCACCTCACCGCGCTCGCCCTGCTGTTCGCGACCGACGGCTACCAGCTCATCCTCGGCGGACTCATCCGCACCTTCGACGCCGTGCCGATCGGCGGCGGCATCGACATGGCGTGGGCGGCGGATGCGGCGCTCGGCGGCATCACGCAGATGTTCGTCGCCTCGGTGCAGATCGCCGGGCCGCTGCTCGTGGTGCTGTTCCTCGCCGATGTCGGGCTCGGCCTGCTCACGCGCGTCGCCCCCGCGATGAACGCGCTCTCCCTCGGCTTCCCGCTCAAGATCCTGCTCACCGTCGTGCTCGCCGGCATCCTCTTCCTCGCGCTGCCGCGCGTGGTGGCGGCGCTCGCCGGTGAGGCGGTCACCCTGCTGACGGGGGTCGGCTGA
- the fliQ gene encoding flagellar biosynthesis protein FliQ — protein sequence MNENQVIDIATQAVMLAAKLSAPVLITALVVGLAISVLQSITQLQEMTISFVPKAVACAVALLVCGHWMITESVAFTHDMFALIPRLTGGG from the coding sequence ATGAACGAGAACCAGGTCATCGACATCGCCACGCAGGCCGTCATGCTCGCCGCGAAGCTGAGCGCCCCCGTGCTCATCACCGCCCTCGTCGTGGGACTCGCGATCTCGGTGCTGCAGTCGATCACCCAGCTGCAGGAGATGACGATCTCGTTCGTGCCGAAGGCCGTCGCGTGCGCGGTCGCGTTGCTCGTGTGCGGGCACTGGATGATCACCGAATCGGTGGCCTTCACGCACGACATGTTCGCGCTCATCCCGCGGCTGACGGGCGGGGGTTGA
- the fliP gene encoding flagellar type III secretion system pore protein FliP (The bacterial flagellar biogenesis protein FliP forms a type III secretion system (T3SS)-type pore required for flagellar assembly.) — MTRGGTATRGRGVLARIGTTAAFAALLVVLPASLASAEPVEPTDPTAPTAPVTPTPPGISIDITGPDGAPSASVLVLLGITLLSVAPALLLMMSSFTKIFVVLAMTRNALALPTIPPTQVLAGLALFLSLFIMWPVLGEVNTTAVEPYVEGRIDFSAAVEAASGPLREFMLAHTREEDLALMTRAAGQENPESLADVPMQTLIPAFMISELRSAFIIGFVIFVPFLVIDLVVSAGLMALGMMMLPPVMISLPFKILLFILVDGWGLIVTALVGSYQVT, encoded by the coding sequence ATGACCCGAGGGGGCACGGCGACGCGCGGCAGGGGGGTGCTCGCGCGGATCGGCACCACCGCCGCGTTCGCCGCCCTGCTCGTCGTGCTGCCCGCCTCCCTCGCCTCGGCGGAACCGGTCGAGCCGACCGACCCCACGGCGCCGACCGCGCCGGTCACCCCGACCCCGCCCGGCATTTCGATCGACATCACCGGCCCCGATGGCGCCCCGTCGGCCTCCGTGCTCGTTCTGCTCGGCATCACCCTGCTGAGCGTCGCGCCCGCGCTGCTGCTCATGATGTCGTCGTTCACGAAGATCTTCGTCGTGCTCGCGATGACGCGGAACGCCCTCGCCCTGCCGACCATCCCGCCGACGCAGGTGCTCGCCGGGCTCGCGCTGTTCCTGTCACTGTTCATCATGTGGCCGGTGCTCGGCGAGGTGAACACGACCGCTGTCGAACCCTACGTCGAGGGGCGGATCGACTTCTCCGCCGCCGTGGAGGCGGCCTCCGGCCCGCTGCGCGAGTTCATGCTCGCCCACACCCGCGAGGAGGACCTCGCCCTCATGACGCGGGCGGCCGGGCAGGAGAACCCGGAGTCGCTCGCCGACGTGCCGATGCAGACGCTCATCCCGGCGTTCATGATCTCGGAGCTGCGCAGCGCGTTCATCATCGGCTTCGTCATCTTCGTGCCGTTCCTCGTGATCGACCTCGTCGTCTCGGCCGGACTCATGGCCCTCGGCATGATGATGCTCCCGCCGGTGATGATCTCGCTGCCGTTCAAGATCCTGCTGTTCATCCTCGTCGACGGCTGGGGACTCATCGTCACCGCCCTCGTCGGCAGCTACCAGGTGACGTGA
- a CDS encoding FliO/MopB family protein, which yields MDTIFLALRVLVSLAAVLAVIWYVQRRWARGRGAGHRKDIRVVSRQGVGSKASVAVVEVDGTRFLLGVTEQSVNVLNATPLQQPELQAVPTAPGFARILDLQQAQVSQSNAQHAAPVDPLRVEPSAAVTVLPTRRQVRSSLQRERAAGPFAGSILSPDTWRQAGAALRQAR from the coding sequence GTGGACACGATCTTCCTTGCGTTGCGGGTGCTCGTCTCCCTCGCCGCCGTGCTCGCCGTCATCTGGTACGTGCAGCGCCGCTGGGCGCGCGGCCGCGGGGCGGGCCACCGCAAGGACATCCGCGTCGTCAGTCGGCAGGGTGTCGGGTCGAAGGCGTCGGTCGCCGTCGTCGAGGTCGACGGCACACGCTTCCTGCTCGGCGTGACCGAGCAGTCGGTCAACGTGCTCAACGCGACTCCGCTGCAGCAGCCGGAGCTGCAGGCGGTGCCGACCGCGCCCGGCTTCGCGCGCATCCTGGACCTGCAGCAGGCCCAGGTCTCGCAGTCGAACGCCCAGCACGCCGCCCCGGTCGACCCGCTGCGGGTCGAGCCCTCCGCGGCGGTCACCGTGCTGCCGACCCGCCGGCAGGTGCGCTCGAGCCTGCAGCGAGAACGCGCCGCCGGTCCGTTCGCCGGCTCGATCCTCTCGCCCGACACCTGGCGCCAGGCCGGCGCAGCCCTGCGGCAGGCGCGATGA
- the fliN gene encoding flagellar motor switch protein FliN: protein MTATLLEQSEAHAVAARLTDHLPLPGLTAHPAAVAPERLAGARAVAATFVGSRSAELVLAFTGDELVSIGEGAPLASPLDVLRPALERASDLLGDGVLGELREATAVDVLGEGATVFELTGEGRTVGWFAVRLRDRAAAAATDVSSRLGRISSVEMALTVEIGRTRMSVRDLLSLEPGSVVELDRSVGTPADVLVNGRLIARGEVVVVDQDYAVRITSILDTADGVR from the coding sequence ATGACCGCAACCCTGCTCGAGCAGTCCGAGGCGCACGCCGTCGCGGCCCGGCTCACCGACCACCTGCCGCTCCCCGGCCTCACCGCCCACCCGGCCGCCGTCGCCCCGGAGCGTCTCGCGGGCGCCCGGGCCGTCGCCGCGACGTTCGTCGGCTCCCGTTCGGCGGAGCTCGTGCTCGCCTTCACGGGGGACGAGCTCGTGTCGATCGGCGAGGGGGCGCCGCTCGCGTCGCCGCTCGACGTGCTGCGGCCGGCGCTCGAGCGGGCGAGCGACCTGCTCGGCGACGGCGTGCTCGGGGAACTCCGCGAGGCGACGGCGGTCGACGTGCTCGGCGAGGGCGCGACGGTGTTCGAGCTCACGGGCGAGGGCCGCACGGTCGGCTGGTTCGCCGTGCGGCTGCGCGACCGCGCCGCGGCGGCGGCCACGGATGTGTCGAGCCGCCTGGGCCGGATCAGCTCGGTCGAGATGGCACTCACGGTCGAGATCGGCCGCACCCGGATGTCGGTGCGCGACCTGCTCTCGCTCGAACCCGGCTCTGTCGTCGAACTCGACCGCTCCGTCGGCACGCCCGCCGACGTGCTCGTGAACGGCCGCCTCATCGCCCGCGGCGAGGTCGTCGTCGTCGACCAGGACTACGCGGTGCGCATCACCTCGATCCTCGACACCGCTGACGGCGTGCGCTGA
- a CDS encoding flagellar motor switch protein FliM encodes MTVLGHLEAPARARVRPDAEPYDFQRPATLARDQSRALEFAFETFARQWGTQLTAKIRVISRVALDQVVMQTYDEYAASLPPTSAMILCTLDGASARAVVQFPTAAALGWVGRMLGGAGSIEPPERKFTPIEQAIVRALVEDALEDLEYSLGSLITSALAVDTIHYNAQFAQAAATTEFMIVAQFVVQVGDRSTAATVALPADSVLPQLGMTPDATQATDPARALRDQLAAAPVDVALQLDATAVSPAAILGLRVGDVLPLAHPQHRPLNIAVDGRTVAHAAVGANGARLACVVVDTLEVPA; translated from the coding sequence GTGACGGTTCTGGGACACCTCGAGGCACCCGCGCGCGCTCGCGTGCGGCCGGACGCCGAGCCGTACGACTTCCAGCGACCCGCGACGCTCGCGCGCGACCAGTCGCGTGCCCTCGAGTTCGCGTTCGAGACGTTCGCGCGCCAGTGGGGCACGCAGTTGACCGCGAAGATCCGGGTGATCTCGCGGGTGGCGCTCGACCAGGTCGTGATGCAGACCTACGACGAGTACGCGGCGTCGCTGCCGCCGACGAGCGCGATGATCCTGTGCACCCTCGACGGGGCGAGCGCCCGCGCCGTGGTGCAGTTCCCGACCGCCGCGGCGCTCGGCTGGGTGGGGCGGATGCTCGGCGGTGCCGGGTCGATCGAGCCGCCGGAGCGCAAGTTCACGCCCATCGAGCAGGCGATCGTGCGCGCCCTCGTCGAGGACGCGCTCGAGGACCTCGAGTACTCGCTCGGTTCGCTCATCACGAGCGCCCTCGCGGTCGACACGATCCACTACAACGCGCAGTTCGCGCAGGCGGCGGCGACGACCGAGTTCATGATCGTCGCCCAGTTCGTCGTGCAGGTCGGCGACCGCTCGACCGCCGCGACGGTCGCGCTGCCCGCCGACAGCGTGCTGCCGCAGCTGGGCATGACGCCGGATGCGACGCAAGCGACGGATCCGGCGCGGGCGCTGCGCGACCAGCTCGCCGCCGCGCCGGTCGACGTCGCCCTGCAGCTCGACGCCACCGCCGTGTCTCCCGCGGCGATCCTCGGGCTGCGGGTCGGCGACGTGCTGCCGCTCGCGCATCCGCAGCACCGCCCCCTCAACATCGCCGTGGACGGCCGCACGGTCGCCCACGCCGCGGTCGGCGCGAACGGCGCCCGACTCGCCTGCGTCGTCGTCGACACCCTGGAGGTCCCCGCATGA
- a CDS encoding OmpA/MotB family protein, with product MSARRRRAAGGHGGGHDGPDERWMASYMDMVTVLMCLFIVLYAISTVDQDKFVKLKASLATGFGQESSETVDTASGVVVPPEAVDEKGEGFIDASTPPTESVVENEPTAAELAELEVDNLEQLEEQLRIRLEQAGHAQRVEFSIDERGLTVKLVGSETFFDGNSDALRPIAREVLDTIGPVLAGVPNRVSVEGHADPRGTSGRFPTDWELSSARATQVLRRMVEASGLPGARVSAVGFGSSHPLAPGDTPADRELNRRVDIVVHSMQSDAVRSLIPGVLAGEEAAPAAVPPERGG from the coding sequence ATGAGCGCGCGGCGCCGCCGCGCCGCGGGCGGCCACGGCGGCGGTCACGACGGTCCCGACGAGCGCTGGATGGCGTCGTACATGGACATGGTGACGGTGCTCATGTGCCTGTTCATCGTGCTGTACGCGATCTCGACCGTCGACCAGGACAAGTTCGTCAAGCTCAAGGCCTCCCTCGCGACGGGGTTCGGGCAGGAGTCCTCCGAGACGGTCGACACCGCATCCGGGGTGGTCGTGCCGCCGGAGGCGGTCGACGAGAAGGGGGAGGGGTTCATCGACGCCTCGACCCCGCCCACCGAGAGCGTGGTCGAGAACGAGCCGACCGCGGCCGAACTCGCCGAGCTCGAGGTCGACAACCTCGAACAGCTCGAGGAGCAGTTGCGCATCCGCCTCGAGCAGGCCGGGCACGCGCAACGCGTCGAGTTCTCGATCGACGAGCGCGGTCTCACCGTGAAGCTCGTCGGCAGCGAGACGTTCTTCGACGGCAACAGCGACGCGCTGCGCCCGATCGCCCGCGAAGTGCTCGACACCATCGGACCGGTGCTCGCCGGCGTGCCGAACCGCGTCTCGGTCGAGGGTCACGCCGATCCGCGGGGCACCTCAGGCCGGTTCCCGACCGACTGGGAGCTCTCCTCCGCGCGGGCGACCCAGGTGCTGCGCCGCATGGTGGAGGCGAGCGGACTGCCGGGCGCGCGCGTCTCGGCCGTCGGTTTCGGCTCCTCCCATCCGCTCGCTCCCGGCGACACCCCGGCCGATCGCGAGCTGAACCGGCGGGTCGACATCGTCGTTCATTCGATGCAATCGGATGCGGTTCGCTCGCTCATCCCGGGCGTCTTGGCGGGCGAGGAGGCGGCCCCGGCGGCTGTGCCCCCCGAACGCGGAGGGTAA
- a CDS encoding motility protein A — MDPATLIGIVLAFGALVTMVFLEGASLDSILLPAPMILVFGATIAVGIASGTIPDAVQALKALPRAFRGGVTPPQEVIDQVVGYAERARREGLLSLEQEADEVDDPFVKTALQNIADGTDAEDLRTLLDDEIATRERVNRSAAKFYTTLGGYAPTIGIIGTVVSLTHVLEDLSSPEKLGHSIAAAFVATLWGVLSANFIWLPIGTRLARLAELDAERMTLLMEGMVAVQAGHQPRMLAERLRALVPAHQLPSTTKAAAKESVPIEQVLG, encoded by the coding sequence ATGGATCCGGCGACCCTGATCGGCATCGTCCTCGCGTTCGGCGCGCTCGTGACGATGGTGTTCCTCGAGGGGGCGAGTCTCGACTCGATCCTGCTGCCGGCGCCGATGATCCTCGTGTTCGGCGCGACGATCGCGGTCGGCATCGCGAGCGGCACGATCCCGGATGCGGTGCAGGCGCTCAAGGCGCTGCCCCGCGCGTTCCGCGGCGGGGTCACCCCGCCGCAGGAGGTCATCGACCAGGTGGTGGGATACGCCGAGCGCGCCCGCCGTGAGGGTCTGCTGAGCCTCGAGCAGGAGGCGGATGAGGTCGACGACCCGTTCGTGAAGACGGCGCTGCAGAACATCGCCGACGGAACCGACGCCGAGGATCTGCGCACGCTGCTCGACGACGAGATCGCGACGCGGGAACGCGTGAACCGCTCCGCCGCGAAGTTCTACACGACCCTCGGCGGCTACGCCCCGACGATCGGCATCATCGGCACCGTCGTGTCGCTCACCCACGTGCTCGAAGACCTTTCGAGCCCCGAGAAGCTCGGCCACTCGATCGCCGCGGCGTTCGTCGCCACCCTGTGGGGCGTGCTGTCGGCCAACTTCATCTGGCTGCCGATCGGCACCCGCCTCGCCCGGCTCGCCGAACTCGACGCCGAGCGGATGACGCTGCTCATGGAGGGCATGGTCGCCGTGCAGGCCGGCCACCAGCCGCGGATGCTCGCGGAGCGGCTGCGCGCGCTCGTGCCCGCCCACCAGCTGCCGTCGACGACCAAGGCGGCGGCGAAGGAGTCCGTGCCGATCGAGCAGGTGCTCGGATGA